The proteins below are encoded in one region of Clostridium fermenticellae:
- a CDS encoding Ig-like domain-containing protein translates to MIKYLKYFFIFVVIFAAGQFSFCNNTVLADNVSSVSQGQLTSTDDKDTSEIVAQNTANSLKAEQTITQTSIVNAGDLNNIPLNKVWKIRLSQSVTLMAAQNSVKIIEKNNGNEIPTSITLSENDFCVNVTPVSKYSPSSEYILSVDTNLISKQNKRLRNPVSLNFKTEASKTPVQSITGIDDISVSINKGDSYTLPDTVTANMSDGTKMQVSVTWDKSFDASLAAGTYTYQGSVSGYSNKVKLNLTINKKVIPPTVKNKTDATFAWIWQLQDQVDEYGGINNFILRLKSLGISNICIKYHEGSGTTGGGVNFKSDFLKYVDDFKKAGFIVGTWGYNYFNYPEAEADLIVDALDNSDYYIFDPEVDVAGKTDQAEQVLQIVRSKKPNAVLGYSSFPIATYHEDIPYSVFNKYCDFAAPQCYWGEMQWSMKNAVDTMLESYKELGLDKPIYPVIQTYNVDYNDLIDYLNYKFDCTGLWSVDNWDSTFTDFQSNRGSGFNNGSWMYERE, encoded by the coding sequence TTGATTAAGTACTTAAAATACTTTTTTATATTTGTAGTTATTTTTGCAGCAGGCCAATTCAGTTTTTGTAATAATACAGTACTAGCTGATAATGTCTCTAGTGTATCCCAAGGGCAGTTAACGTCCACAGATGATAAGGATACTTCTGAAATTGTGGCACAAAATACAGCAAATTCTTTGAAAGCTGAGCAAACTATAACGCAGACTTCGATAGTAAATGCCGGTGATTTAAATAATATACCCTTGAATAAAGTATGGAAAATTAGATTAAGTCAGTCGGTAACATTGATGGCTGCACAAAATAGTGTGAAGATCATAGAAAAAAATAATGGCAATGAGATACCGACGAGTATAACATTAAGTGAAAATGATTTTTGTGTTAATGTAACTCCAGTATCAAAATATAGTCCAAGCAGTGAATACATATTGAGTGTAGATACTAATTTAATATCGAAGCAAAATAAAAGACTTAGAAATCCAGTTAGTTTGAATTTTAAAACTGAAGCATCTAAAACTCCTGTTCAGTCTATAACTGGAATAGATGATATAAGTGTATCTATAAATAAAGGTGACAGTTATACACTTCCTGATACTGTTACTGCTAATATGTCAGATGGAACTAAAATGCAAGTAAGTGTCACTTGGGACAAGTCATTTGATGCCTCTCTTGCAGCAGGAACTTATACATATCAGGGAAGTGTTTCAGGATATAGTAATAAAGTTAAATTAAATTTAACTATTAATAAAAAAGTTATACCACCAACTGTAAAAAATAAAACAGATGCTACCTTTGCATGGATATGGCAGCTTCAGGATCAAGTTGATGAGTATGGAGGTATAAATAATTTTATACTGAGGCTGAAATCGCTTGGAATTAGTAATATTTGTATAAAATACCATGAGGGTTCAGGTACAACTGGCGGAGGCGTGAATTTTAAGAGCGATTTTTTAAAGTATGTTGATGATTTTAAGAAGGCAGGTTTTATAGTTGGGACCTGGGGATATAATTATTTTAATTACCCTGAGGCAGAAGCTGATTTGATAGTAGATGCTTTAGATAATAGTGATTATTATATTTTTGATCCAGAAGTTGATGTAGCAGGAAAAACTGATCAGGCAGAGCAAGTCCTCCAAATTGTGAGAAGCAAAAAACCTAATGCTGTTTTAGGATATTCTTCTTTCCCTATAGCTACATATCATGAAGATATACCGTATTCTGTGTTTAATAAGTATTGTGATTTTGCTGCACCTCAATGTTATTGGGGTGAAATGCAGTGGTCAATGAAAAATGCAGTTGATACTATGCTTGAGTCATATAAAGAACTTGGTTTGGACAAGCCTATATATCCTGTAATACAGACATATAATGTAGACTATAATGATCTTATAGATTATCTTAATTATAAGTTTGATTGTACTGGATTATGGTCAGTTGATAATTGGGATAGTACATTTACGGATTTTCAGTCAAATAGAGGAAGTGGATTCAATAACGGAAGTTGGATGTATGAGAGAGAATAA
- a CDS encoding valine--tRNA ligase, with amino-acid sequence MEESKNIAKTYDPQEFEDRIYKNWEEKGYFTPEIDKSKKSYTIVLPPPNITGKLHLGHALDDTIQDILIRTKRMQGYNVLWLPGEDHASIATEVKVEKELLKKGLKKKEMGREAFLKEVWKWSDEYRERIRQQVKKLGASVDFTRERFTMDEKLNKAVKTVFVKLYDDGLIYQGNRIINWCPKCQTALSDAEIEYKEEKGHLWHIKYPLAQSKNEYIEIATTRPETILGDTAVAVNPKDERYKHLVGKTLILPLVNREIPVIEDDYVDLEFGTGAVKITPAHDPNDYGVGKRHDLEEIIIMNPNGTIKFPGTKYDGLDRYEARKVIVKDLEEQGFMVSVEELNHNVGCHDRCGSVVEPMISKQWFVKMESLAKPAVDVVKNKRVKFVPERFDKTYFNWMENIKDWCISRQLWWGHRIPVWYCKDCGETIVSVDTPHECTKCKSTNLEQDKDVLDTWFSSALWPFSTLGWPDKTPDLEHFYPNSTLVTGYDIIFFWVARMIFSGLYCMDDIPFDHVLVHGIVRDSQGRKMSKSLGNGVDPIDVIKEYGADALRFTLISGNAPGNDIRYYPERVEASRNFANKIWNASRFVLMNLDQNIMNKYKDCKNYTEADRWILSRMNKVVKEVTDNIEKFELGIAAQKIYDFIWGELCDWYIELVKPVMYGDNEEVKGVAFNILNEVLTTSLQLLHPIMPFITEEIYTHLNTNCESITISKWPEFKKELDDPKAESDMEYIVEAIKSVRNVRTEMNVPPSRKAKIMIYVTEENAKQAFKNGIPYFEKIASASKVEFLESKKDISKNVVSVVTRGAEIFMPLFELIDLEKELERLNKEKERLQKEIERVEKKLSNEKFVSKAPQKVVDEERNKGKKYGEMLDEVIERLNSLNK; translated from the coding sequence GTGGAAGAATCAAAGAATATTGCAAAAACATATGATCCGCAGGAATTTGAGGATAGAATTTATAAAAATTGGGAGGAAAAGGGATATTTTACTCCAGAAATTGATAAAAGTAAGAAATCATATACTATAGTTTTGCCGCCGCCAAATATTACAGGAAAACTTCATTTAGGTCATGCACTTGATGATACCATTCAGGATATTTTGATAAGAACAAAGAGAATGCAGGGATATAATGTATTATGGCTTCCTGGAGAGGATCATGCGAGTATAGCAACGGAAGTTAAAGTTGAAAAAGAACTTCTAAAAAAAGGCTTAAAGAAAAAGGAAATGGGAAGGGAAGCTTTTTTAAAGGAAGTTTGGAAATGGTCAGATGAATATAGAGAGAGAATAAGACAACAGGTCAAAAAATTAGGTGCATCTGTTGACTTTACAAGAGAAAGATTTACTATGGATGAAAAGCTTAATAAAGCAGTAAAAACTGTATTTGTAAAGTTATATGACGATGGACTTATATATCAGGGAAATAGGATTATAAATTGGTGTCCGAAATGTCAAACTGCTTTGTCTGATGCCGAAATTGAATATAAAGAAGAAAAAGGACATTTATGGCATATAAAATATCCTTTGGCTCAAAGTAAGAATGAATACATTGAGATAGCAACTACAAGACCTGAAACAATTCTCGGAGATACGGCAGTTGCAGTAAATCCTAAAGATGAAAGATATAAACATCTGGTAGGAAAAACTTTAATTCTTCCATTAGTTAATAGGGAAATACCGGTTATAGAAGATGATTATGTTGATCTTGAATTTGGAACTGGTGCAGTTAAAATAACCCCAGCACATGATCCTAATGATTATGGAGTAGGAAAGAGGCATGATCTTGAAGAAATAATAATTATGAATCCAAATGGAACAATTAAATTCCCGGGAACAAAATATGATGGGCTTGATAGATATGAAGCTAGAAAAGTAATAGTTAAAGATTTAGAAGAACAGGGATTCATGGTAAGTGTTGAGGAATTAAACCATAATGTGGGATGTCATGACAGATGCGGGAGTGTAGTTGAGCCGATGATTTCAAAACAGTGGTTTGTTAAGATGGAATCACTTGCAAAACCAGCTGTGGATGTTGTAAAAAATAAAAGAGTTAAATTTGTGCCAGAGAGATTTGATAAGACATATTTCAATTGGATGGAAAATATAAAGGATTGGTGCATATCGAGGCAACTTTGGTGGGGACACAGGATTCCAGTATGGTATTGCAAGGATTGTGGGGAGACTATTGTATCAGTAGATACACCACATGAATGTACAAAATGTAAGAGTACTAATTTAGAACAAGATAAGGATGTACTCGATACCTGGTTCAGTTCAGCACTTTGGCCTTTTTCTACACTTGGATGGCCTGATAAAACTCCAGATTTAGAGCATTTTTATCCTAACAGTACACTTGTTACAGGATACGATATAATATTCTTCTGGGTGGCAAGAATGATATTTTCCGGTCTTTATTGTATGGACGATATACCATTTGATCATGTGTTAGTACATGGTATAGTAAGAGATTCTCAAGGAAGAAAAATGTCTAAATCTCTTGGTAATGGAGTAGATCCGATAGATGTAATTAAAGAATATGGTGCTGATGCATTAAGATTCACACTTATAAGTGGAAATGCGCCTGGGAATGATATTAGATATTATCCTGAAAGGGTAGAAGCGTCAAGGAATTTTGCAAATAAGATATGGAATGCTTCAAGATTTGTTCTTATGAATTTGGATCAGAATATAATGAATAAATATAAGGATTGCAAAAATTACACTGAAGCAGATAGATGGATATTATCTAGAATGAATAAAGTAGTAAAAGAAGTTACAGATAACATAGAAAAATTCGAACTTGGAATAGCAGCACAAAAGATTTATGACTTTATATGGGGAGAATTATGTGATTGGTATATTGAACTTGTAAAGCCAGTTATGTATGGAGATAATGAAGAAGTAAAAGGAGTTGCATTTAATATATTAAATGAAGTGTTAACTACAAGTCTCCAATTGCTTCATCCTATAATGCCATTTATCACAGAGGAAATATATACTCACTTGAATACAAATTGTGAATCAATAACAATTTCAAAATGGCCGGAATTCAAAAAAGAACTTGATGATCCGAAGGCTGAAAGTGATATGGAATATATTGTAGAGGCAATAAAATCAGTCAGAAATGTTAGAACTGAAATGAATGTGCCTCCATCAAGAAAAGCTAAGATTATGATATATGTTACTGAAGAAAATGCAAAACAAGCATTTAAAAATGGTATACCGTACTTTGAAAAGATTGCATCAGCTAGTAAGGTGGAATTTTTAGAAAGTAAGAAGGATATTTCTAAAAATGTAGTTTCAGTTGTTACGAGAGGTGCAGAAATATTTATGCCTTTGTTTGAGCTTATTGACCTTGAGAAAGAACTTGAGAGATTAAATAAGGAAAAGGAGAGATTACAAAAAGAAATTGAAAGAGTAGAGAAAAAGCTTTCAAATGAAAAGTTTGTTTCTAAGGCACCTCAAAAGGTTGTAGATGAGGAGAGAAATAAAGGCAAAAAATATGGCGAGATGCTTGACGAAGTAATTGAGAGACTAAATAGTTTAAATAAATAG
- the dut gene encoding dUTP diphosphatase, translating to MEIKIKKVSEEAKLPEYAHASDAGMDLFSIEEKVIGAGGTSLIRTGIIVELPENTEAQIRPRSGLALKNSITVLNSPGTIDQGYRGEICIILINHGRSDFKVEKYMKIAQMVIKPVLKVSIKEVKEIAASDRNDNGFGSTGIK from the coding sequence ATGGAAATTAAAATAAAAAAGGTAAGTGAAGAAGCAAAATTGCCGGAATATGCTCATGCAAGTGATGCTGGAATGGATCTATTTTCTATAGAGGAAAAAGTTATAGGTGCAGGAGGAACATCTTTAATAAGAACTGGTATTATAGTAGAGCTTCCAGAAAATACAGAGGCCCAGATAAGACCGAGAAGTGGATTGGCCTTGAAAAATTCCATAACAGTTTTAAATAGTCCTGGTACAATTGATCAAGGCTATAGGGGAGAAATTTGTATTATATTAATAAACCATGGAAGATCAGATTTTAAGGTTGAAAAATATATGAAAATAGCACAAATGGTGATAAAACCTGTTTTAAAGGTTTCTATAAAAGAAGTTAAAGAAATAGCTGCATCTGATAGAAACGATAATGGTTTTGGCTCGACAGGAATAAAATAA
- a CDS encoding uroporphyrinogen decarboxylase family protein, whose translation MDYDVNFKCVLGTEDEIPKEAVKKAGVKFPDVHKNAKEMAALSKSIRECNKDLFSVVPFCMTVEAEALGGQINLGDEKAGPRVSNYTFKTIEDLKGLKGIDFETKRIKEVLKSVEILKKQGETVIMDVQGPFTIISSLIDPRVFYKAVRKNKDEVERLMEIVEKGSVEFIKEGIKKGADIISFGDSAGTLDILGPKTYKELGGKYTYNVLKEAINYLGDSIIHICGITSASLDRAGFIKSNPIKVPEGITYGQAINYIRKKNKNVKILGHNCLRKTTKPLKQSTVWEIQL comes from the coding sequence ATGGATTACGATGTGAACTTTAAATGCGTTTTAGGTACTGAAGATGAAATACCTAAAGAAGCTGTGAAAAAAGCAGGTGTAAAATTCCCGGATGTGCACAAAAATGCTAAGGAAATGGCAGCACTTTCAAAGAGTATAAGAGAATGCAATAAAGATCTTTTTTCTGTGGTACCATTTTGCATGACAGTAGAAGCTGAGGCTCTAGGAGGGCAGATAAATTTAGGAGATGAAAAGGCTGGCCCCAGAGTATCCAATTATACATTTAAAACCATTGAAGATCTTAAAGGACTAAAGGGAATAGATTTTGAAACTAAAAGAATAAAAGAAGTTTTAAAATCTGTTGAAATATTAAAGAAACAAGGAGAAACTGTAATAATGGATGTACAAGGGCCTTTTACTATAATAAGTTCTTTAATAGACCCAAGAGTTTTTTATAAGGCAGTAAGAAAAAACAAAGATGAAGTAGAAAGACTTATGGAAATAGTAGAAAAAGGTTCAGTGGAATTTATAAAAGAAGGTATAAAAAAAGGAGCAGATATAATATCCTTTGGAGATTCTGCAGGAACTTTAGATATATTAGGGCCCAAAACTTATAAAGAATTAGGTGGAAAATACACTTATAATGTTTTAAAAGAAGCTATAAATTATTTAGGAGATTCTATAATTCATATTTGTGGTATAACTTCAGCTTCACTAGATAGAGCAGGCTTTATAAAATCAAATCCTATAAAAGTACCGGAAGGCATCACATATGGACAGGCGATAAACTATATTAGAAAAAAAAATAAAAATGTAAAAATATTAGGGCATAATTGTTTAAGAAAGACGACTAAACCGTTGAAACAATCCACAGTTTGGGAGATACAATTATAA
- a CDS encoding uroporphyrinogen decarboxylase family protein — protein sequence MIKEEMTPKERTTAFAKGEEIDRIVCVPDMGVTMAPFIGVTARDYYHSAELMADLEIALFNRLHHDGVSISTSLRGIAEAMGAKVGYPEYGISYLKEPAIKSIDEIESLKVVDPLKDGNLPTLLKAIKLTRDALNDKVDVGAAMSGPFSVAASVVGTENLLKWMIKYPERVHTLMDIVAESNNRYIEEVAKLGVSIGFADPVSSTSLISPKQFREFSLPALKKNINKIKEKTGGNPSIHVCGKSRELWEDIVDAGVSNFSIDNAEDLEEAKKVMGDRVVITGNVPPVDVVYRGSKEEIFASVKECIKKAHDSKKGYVLSTGCQIPMHTPIENIEMFMEAGKKYGTYPINL from the coding sequence TTGATTAAAGAAGAAATGACACCGAAAGAAAGGACAACCGCTTTTGCTAAAGGAGAAGAAATCGACAGAATAGTATGTGTTCCAGATATGGGTGTTACTATGGCACCTTTTATTGGAGTCACAGCCAGAGATTATTATCATTCAGCTGAACTTATGGCAGATTTAGAGATAGCTTTGTTTAATAGACTTCATCATGATGGTGTAAGTATATCTACTAGTCTTAGAGGAATCGCTGAAGCTATGGGTGCTAAAGTTGGTTATCCTGAATATGGAATTTCATATTTAAAAGAACCAGCTATTAAATCAATAGATGAAATAGAATCTCTTAAAGTCGTAGATCCTTTAAAAGATGGTAATTTGCCAACTTTACTTAAAGCAATAAAACTTACAAGAGATGCTCTTAATGATAAAGTCGATGTTGGAGCGGCTATGTCTGGTCCCTTTAGTGTTGCAGCTTCTGTAGTAGGTACAGAAAATTTACTAAAATGGATGATAAAATATCCTGAAAGGGTACACACTTTAATGGATATAGTTGCAGAATCTAATAACAGATATATAGAAGAGGTAGCAAAACTTGGAGTATCTATAGGATTTGCAGATCCAGTTTCATCTACTAGTCTCATAAGTCCAAAACAATTTAGGGAATTTTCATTACCAGCTTTAAAGAAAAATATTAATAAAATAAAGGAAAAAACCGGAGGAAACCCTAGTATACATGTCTGTGGAAAGAGCAGAGAATTATGGGAGGATATTGTAGATGCAGGAGTCTCTAATTTCAGTATTGACAATGCAGAAGATTTAGAGGAAGCTAAAAAAGTAATGGGAGATAGGGTTGTTATTACCGGTAATGTTCCACCTGTAGATGTAGTATACAGGGGAAGTAAAGAAGAGATATTTGCATCAGTTAAAGAATGTATTAAAAAAGCTCACGATTCTAAAAAGGGTTATGTTTTAAGTACAGGCTGTCAAATTCCAATGCATACACCAATAGAAAATATTGAAATGTTTATGGAAGCAGGCAAGAAATATGGCACATATCCTATAAACTTATAA
- a CDS encoding nitroreductase family protein, with protein sequence MDFLDIAKKRFACRKYTKTKIEKEKVDKILEAAHVAPTGANCQPVSLIVIQEDEGLEKVSKAADIYGAPLAILVCSDENKAWTRSYDNKNVSNIDASILTDHMMLEATDLGLNSVWICYFKPDVLAKEFNIPKNMEVINILAIGYGDAPIQNPDRHVSTRKPLSQLVHYEHL encoded by the coding sequence ATGGATTTTTTGGATATTGCAAAGAAAAGGTTTGCCTGCAGAAAATATACTAAAACCAAAATTGAAAAAGAAAAAGTTGATAAAATTTTAGAAGCAGCACATGTTGCACCCACCGGTGCAAACTGCCAGCCTGTTTCTTTAATCGTTATTCAAGAAGACGAAGGTTTGGAAAAGGTCTCTAAAGCCGCCGATATTTATGGGGCGCCATTAGCAATATTAGTTTGTTCAGATGAAAATAAAGCTTGGACCAGGTCTTATGATAACAAAAATGTAAGTAATATTGATGCAAGTATATTGACTGATCATATGATGCTCGAAGCAACTGATTTAGGCTTGAATAGTGTGTGGATTTGCTATTTTAAACCAGACGTACTAGCAAAAGAATTCAACATTCCGAAAAATATGGAAGTCATAAATATACTTGCTATAGGATACGGCGATGCTCCAATTCAGAATCCTGACAGACACGTATCAACTAGAAAACCGTTATCACAACTCGTTCATTATGAACATCTATAA
- a CDS encoding winged helix-turn-helix transcriptional regulator: MLEKKRFSCSMDATIKVICGKYKGIILWNLINKTLRFNELQKLIPQATPKMLTQQLRDLEHDGLINRVVYPVVPPKTEYSLSGFGKSVIPVLNMMYQWGDNYVKKLKEKHDENCD; the protein is encoded by the coding sequence ATGTTAGAGAAGAAAAGATTTAGCTGTTCAATGGATGCTACAATAAAGGTCATATGTGGCAAGTACAAGGGAATTATTTTATGGAATCTTATAAATAAAACATTAAGATTCAATGAGCTCCAGAAGCTTATACCACAGGCAACACCGAAGATGTTGACACAGCAGCTTAGGGATCTTGAACATGATGGATTGATTAATAGGGTTGTATATCCTGTGGTGCCACCCAAGACGGAATACTCATTGTCTGGTTTTGGTAAAAGTGTTATTCCGGTTTTGAATATGATGTACCAATGGGGAGATAATTATGTAAAAAAGTTAAAAGAAAAACATGATGAAAATTGTGATTAG
- a CDS encoding ASKHA domain-containing protein → MAKITFMENNLEIEVEDGTKLIECIRKAGFNIESPCNGKGICGKCKVIANGNLSPKTKEENKFTDKKNIRLACMCQVMGDAQIELIARDSNKKLKTINKGFSIEVPLDSRIRKIEIKDIDEKTSIPYKNTLNVITEKLSVLKKIGEIEKVKGKNFCGVINENELIDIIHQNEPVLAAAVDIGTTGLSAYLLNLEDGQILNKVSDLNPQTEYGGDVLSRITYCMENEDGIKILSKCIVEKINSMVEELIGRDYKNNNIYEIAIAANTTMLHLFAGVNPKTIAKAPYRAIFLDELEIKAKDINIKINEEANVILLPSLSSYVGADIVAGIVATDFQNKKHPSIFIDIGTNGELAAIYKGNMSASSTAAGPAFEGMNISCGSRAEDGAIDSFSIDKEYNIKYSTICNKEAKSICGSGLMDVMAALIKSKVVMTSGRFNKNMPYALKERLKDKKFYITDKIYISQNDVRQIQLAKGAISSGVTMLLKEINANIEDIEEAVIAGAFGYHINPESIKTLGIIPKGFKGKINFVGNSSIEGARLSLLNKGISKIMMDIRRSIKVVELSTRKDFQEYFVKALSF, encoded by the coding sequence ATGGCTAAGATTACTTTTATGGAAAATAATTTAGAGATAGAAGTAGAAGACGGTACAAAGCTTATAGAATGTATAAGAAAAGCAGGATTTAATATTGAATCACCTTGTAATGGAAAAGGAATTTGTGGTAAGTGTAAAGTTATAGCAAATGGAAATCTTTCTCCTAAAACAAAAGAAGAGAATAAATTTACAGATAAAAAGAATATTAGACTTGCTTGCATGTGTCAGGTTATGGGTGATGCTCAAATAGAATTAATAGCCAGGGATAGCAATAAAAAATTAAAAACTATTAACAAAGGCTTTTCCATAGAAGTACCTTTAGATAGTAGAATAAGAAAAATAGAAATAAAAGATATAGATGAAAAGACTAGTATACCTTATAAAAATACTTTAAATGTTATTACGGAAAAATTAAGTGTTTTAAAGAAAATAGGTGAAATAGAGAAAGTTAAGGGAAAAAACTTTTGTGGAGTTATTAATGAAAATGAACTAATAGATATAATACATCAAAACGAGCCTGTTTTAGCTGCAGCTGTGGATATAGGTACTACAGGTTTATCAGCTTATCTTTTAAATTTAGAAGATGGACAAATTTTAAATAAAGTATCAGATTTAAATCCTCAAACAGAATACGGAGGAGATGTATTATCTAGAATAACTTATTGTATGGAAAACGAAGATGGTATAAAAATTTTATCTAAATGTATAGTAGAAAAAATAAATTCTATGGTAGAAGAATTAATTGGCAGGGACTACAAAAATAATAATATTTATGAGATAGCTATAGCAGCAAATACAACTATGCTGCATCTTTTTGCAGGCGTTAATCCAAAGACTATAGCCAAAGCACCATATAGGGCTATATTCCTAGATGAACTTGAAATAAAAGCTAAAGATATAAATATAAAGATAAATGAAGAAGCAAATGTGATATTGCTTCCATCATTATCTTCTTATGTAGGGGCGGATATTGTGGCAGGTATTGTGGCGACAGATTTTCAAAATAAAAAACATCCATCTATATTTATAGATATAGGAACTAATGGAGAATTAGCTGCCATTTATAAAGGCAATATGTCAGCATCTTCAACTGCGGCAGGACCAGCATTTGAAGGTATGAACATTTCTTGTGGATCAAGAGCTGAAGATGGTGCTATAGATAGCTTCTCTATAGACAAAGAGTATAACATTAAGTATTCTACTATTTGTAATAAAGAAGCAAAAAGTATTTGTGGCAGCGGACTTATGGATGTTATGGCAGCATTAATAAAAAGCAAAGTAGTTATGACTAGTGGAAGATTTAATAAGAATATGCCATATGCCTTAAAAGAGAGACTAAAAGATAAAAAATTTTATATAACGGATAAAATTTATATATCTCAAAATGATGTAAGACAAATACAATTGGCTAAGGGAGCAATATCTTCAGGTGTTACTATGTTATTAAAAGAAATAAATGCCAATATAGAAGATATAGAAGAAGCTGTAATTGCAGGAGCTTTTGGATATCATATAAACCCAGAAAGCATAAAAACATTAGGAATAATACCAAAGGGATTCAAAGGTAAGATAAACTTTGTTGGAAATTCTTCTATAGAAGGGGCAAGACTGTCTTTATTAAATAAAGGTATTTCAAAAATCATGATGGATATAAGAAGAAGTATTAAAGTTGTAGAGCTTTCTACAAGAAAAGACTTTCAAGAGTATTTTGTAAAGGCTTTAAGCTTTTAA